Part of the Deinococcus aerophilus genome is shown below.
TGGGAATGGGCGTGGGCTACACCAGCAACAGCCTGCTCGCCCTGTCCAGCGCCCGGCCCGGCCAGACCGGTCAGCTGTCCGGCCAGCTCGCGAACATTGAGGTGTTGATGGTGGCGGTGGCCGCCGGGGTGGGCGGCGCATTGATCGCCCGCGTGCAGCCGCTGCAGACGGCCTTCACGCTGGCATTCGCGGTGACCGTGCTGGGGGCCCTGCTCACGTGGCTGGCGGGGACGCGCCTGCAGCAGCCCAGGAAGTAGAGCCTACCGAACGGGCATGGGCCACCGTATAGAGCAACGGGTCCGGTCCCTCCTCATGCCACAGGGCAAACCACGCGGCGTCGGCCCGCCGGATGAACCCGGCCCGCCCAATATATTGATGACCGGATCAAGATTGACGACATACAGACCAGGGACTACCTTGCGGCCATGACTCCTACCGTCACCGATGTGGCCGGGGCCGACCTCTTTCCCGAGGCCTTCCCTAAGGACCAGTTCCCGCAGGTGGTCTGGGAACCCGGCCGCCGGCCCACCACCTTGCCGGCACAGGCCTGGACCACCGAGACCACCCACCGCGACGGACAGCAGGGCGGGCTGCCCCTGACCGAGGCCGACGGACTGGCCATCTACGACCTGATGGCCCGGTTCACGGGGGCGTCCGGTGCGCTGCGTCAGGCCGAGTTCTTCGTGTACCGGTCCGCCGACCGCGCCATGCTGGAAGGAGCGCTGGAGCGTTGGCGGAGTGGGCATCCGGTCGAGCCGACCACCTGGATCCGGGCCACCCGCAAGGACGCCGAACTGGTGGCCGGGCTGGGGGTGCGCGAAACGGGCATGCTCGCCAGCGCCAGCGATTACCACACCTTCTACAAGTTCACGCCGGGGGGGCGTGCCCAGGCTGCCCGCACCTACCTGGACGCCGTGCGCGCGGTGCTCGACACCGGCCTGCGCCCCCGCCTGCATCTGGAAGACGCGACCCGCGCTCCCCGTGACTTCATCCTGCCGTTCGTGGCCGAGGTACAGGCGATCGCCGCCGCCTATCCGGCCGCGCAGGCACCCCGGTTCCGTGTGTGCGACACCATGGGCGTGGGCCTGCCCCTGGAGGGGGTAGCTTGGCCGCGCAGCGTGCCGGGCATGGTGCGGACGCTGCGCGAAGCAGGAATTGCCAGTGAGCTGCTGGAATTCCATCCCCACAACGACATCCACCTGGTGGTTGCCAACTGCCTCGCGGCGGTGGGGGCCGGCTGCGCGGCCATCAACGGCACGCTGCTGGGCAAGGGAGAACGTACCGGCAATGCCCCGCTGGAGGGCGTGCTGCTGCACCTGCTCGGGCTGGGGCTGATTGAGGCCGGAGCGCCGGACTTCACGGTCCTGAATGACCTCAACGACCTGTATGACCGGCTCGGCCAGGGGGTGCCAGCCAAGTACCCGCTGTACGGCAAGGACGCCCACCGCACCCGCGCCGGCATCCACGCCGACGGCCTGAACAAATTCTGGCCCATGTACGCACCCTTCAACGTGCCCGCCCTGCTGGGCCGTCCCCTGGAACTCAGCCTGACCCGGGACAGCGGACTGGCCGGGCTGATCTTCCTGATCAGGGCCCATACTGGCCGCGAGCTGAGCAAGGACCATCCGGGACTGCGCACCCTGCATGAGCGCCTGAACACTGCCTTTGATGCGGGCCGGCAGAGTGCGGTGGAATGGGAAGAAATTGCCGATCAGGTCCAGCATCTGAAGTGACCTGCCCGCAGAAGGTGGTAGCCTCGCGGCCATGAAAACGGAAACGTACCGCGTGAAGGTCGGTCAGAAGGTCAAACTCAGCGACTGGAACACCGACGACAACGCGGGCCTCAAGAAGCGTGAGGGCAAGAAGCGGGCCAAGGCCCTGCAGGACGAGCTGGCCCTGTGGCAGGAGCGCCTGTACGCCGAGAGCGGGCAGGCGCTTCTGGTCGTCTTGCAGGCCCGCGACGCTGGCGGCAAGGACGGCACGGTCAAGCACGTGTTCGATGCCTTCAACCCCAACGGCATTCAGGTCGCCAACTTCAAGGTACCCACCGAGGATGAACAGGCGCACGACTTTCTGTGGCGCGTTCACGCCAAGACCCCCCGCAAAGGCATGATCGCCGTCTTCAACCGCAGCCATTACGAGGACGTTCTGGTCACCCGCGTCCATGATCTGATTGACCGGCCGACAGCGCAGCGCCGCCTGGAACACATCCAGCGCTTCGAGGAACTGCTGACGGACTCTGGAACACGGGTTCTGAAATTCTACCTGCATGTCAGCAAGGATGAGCAGAAGGAGCGGCTGCAGGCCCGCTTGGACGACCCCGAGAAGCTCTGGAAATTCAGTGAGGCCGATCTGGCCGAGCGGGGACACTGGGA
Proteins encoded:
- a CDS encoding pyruvate carboxyltransferase; this translates as MTPTVTDVAGADLFPEAFPKDQFPQVVWEPGRRPTTLPAQAWTTETTHRDGQQGGLPLTEADGLAIYDLMARFTGASGALRQAEFFVYRSADRAMLEGALERWRSGHPVEPTTWIRATRKDAELVAGLGVRETGMLASASDYHTFYKFTPGGRAQAARTYLDAVRAVLDTGLRPRLHLEDATRAPRDFILPFVAEVQAIAAAYPAAQAPRFRVCDTMGVGLPLEGVAWPRSVPGMVRTLREAGIASELLEFHPHNDIHLVVANCLAAVGAGCAAINGTLLGKGERTGNAPLEGVLLHLLGLGLIEAGAPDFTVLNDLNDLYDRLGQGVPAKYPLYGKDAHRTRAGIHADGLNKFWPMYAPFNVPALLGRPLELSLTRDSGLAGLIFLIRAHTGRELSKDHPGLRTLHERLNTAFDAGRQSAVEWEEIADQVQHLK
- a CDS encoding polyphosphate kinase 2 family protein, with amino-acid sequence MKTETYRVKVGQKVKLSDWNTDDNAGLKKREGKKRAKALQDELALWQERLYAESGQALLVVLQARDAGGKDGTVKHVFDAFNPNGIQVANFKVPTEDEQAHDFLWRVHAKTPRKGMIAVFNRSHYEDVLVTRVHDLIDRPTAQRRLEHIQRFEELLTDSGTRVLKFYLHVSKDEQKERLQARLDDPEKLWKFSEADLAERGHWEAYTRAFQDALTTSTVAAPWYVIPADHKWFRNLLISEILLETLKDMNPDFPETNLNPKKITIE